A portion of the Algisphaera agarilytica genome contains these proteins:
- a CDS encoding zinc ribbon domain-containing protein — protein MRKVIFWTVTSVLGVMLLATSFLWYRSFNVSEQAVIRLGTGSVTVATTDRGRLGFLTLGQQGDGSPFIFDWRVNEKAPTELELLDERCTDHGLGFGIDRQVNIAGQEAPAVAGVIPADQIQWAVRRVVVPFWAMVAFALITGIIWVSTSGVRLYRIERGLCAKCSNDISQASHFCPKCGKRIPKRTWSGESRPRRRLQGAAQMAR, from the coding sequence ATGCGAAAAGTGATTTTTTGGACCGTGACCTCGGTGTTGGGCGTGATGCTCCTGGCCACGTCGTTTCTGTGGTACCGCAGCTTCAACGTGTCCGAGCAGGCGGTGATCCGCCTGGGAACGGGCAGCGTGACCGTGGCGACGACGGACCGCGGCCGGCTGGGCTTCCTGACGCTGGGGCAACAGGGCGACGGCTCGCCGTTCATCTTCGACTGGCGCGTCAACGAGAAGGCACCCACGGAACTCGAACTGCTCGATGAACGCTGCACCGACCACGGGCTGGGCTTCGGCATCGACCGTCAGGTGAACATCGCCGGCCAGGAAGCCCCCGCGGTGGCGGGCGTGATCCCCGCGGACCAGATCCAGTGGGCGGTTCGCCGGGTGGTGGTTCCGTTCTGGGCGATGGTGGCGTTCGCGCTGATCACCGGAATCATCTGGGTCTCGACCTCGGGCGTCCGCCTGTATCGGATCGAGCGTGGGCTGTGTGCCAAGTGCTCCAACGATATCTCGCAGGCCTCCCACTTCTGCCCCAAATGTGGCAAGCGCATCCCGAAGCGCACGTGGAGCGGCGAGAGCCGGCCTCGGCGTCGGCTGCAGGGCGCGGCGCAGATGGCGCGGTGA
- a CDS encoding class I SAM-dependent methyltransferase: MTDAYLQPYLDAQKEHGTEFDVTMWARPETQRLRFDVFCQMVYMSGKVVLDAGCSRGDFAAFMLERGVEYGRFIGLDGVPEVIEFAQGRGLPDSHFLVGDFVKNAKLMATDSPQIVTISGSLNTMDADTALRVLEGAWAGCSEALIFNFLSDRAGPDAPPQEYPANRLPTMQLLDWALQQTPNVQLRQDYFPHGHDATILMRRNAR, from the coding sequence ATGACCGACGCCTACCTCCAGCCCTATCTCGATGCCCAGAAAGAACACGGCACCGAGTTTGATGTCACCATGTGGGCCCGCCCCGAGACGCAGCGGCTGCGTTTCGATGTGTTCTGCCAGATGGTGTACATGAGCGGGAAGGTGGTGCTGGACGCGGGGTGCAGCCGGGGGGATTTCGCGGCGTTTATGCTCGAGCGGGGGGTGGAGTACGGCCGGTTTATCGGACTTGACGGTGTGCCGGAGGTGATTGAGTTTGCGCAGGGCCGTGGGCTGCCCGACAGCCATTTTTTGGTAGGGGATTTCGTCAAAAACGCGAAACTCATGGCGACGGATTCGCCTCAGATTGTTACTATTTCTGGATCGCTCAACACGATGGACGCGGACACCGCGCTCCGGGTGCTTGAGGGGGCGTGGGCGGGCTGCTCCGAGGCGTTGATTTTCAACTTCCTCTCGGATCGGGCCGGCCCGGACGCCCCGCCGCAGGAGTACCCCGCCAACCGGCTGCCGACGATGCAGCTGCTGGACTGGGCCTTGCAACAAACCCCCAACGTCCAGCTCCGGCAGGACTACTTCCCCCACGGCCACGACGCGACGATTTTGATGCGTCGAAACGCCAGGTAA
- the tmk gene encoding dTMP kinase — protein sequence MPSPSDWLQNLRGRFIVFDGPDGSGKSTQFRRLVEAVEAQGVNVCEVREPGGTHIGEEIRKVLLDPEVKEDVDVRCEMLLFMASRAQLISQKISPALAADHLVLADRFISSTLAYQGTAGGMPIADILKVGQVALGQHWPDLVVVFDVDEETAAARINPLLREREFNADKDRMEAKGAAFHRRVRQGYLDQAAGDPDRYLVINAAQNPEAVFHDLIQGLEGRFPNKP from the coding sequence ATGCCCTCCCCCTCCGACTGGCTCCAGAACCTCCGCGGCCGCTTCATCGTGTTCGACGGGCCGGACGGCAGCGGGAAATCGACGCAGTTCCGCCGGCTGGTGGAGGCGGTCGAAGCCCAGGGCGTCAACGTCTGCGAAGTCCGCGAGCCCGGCGGGACCCACATCGGCGAAGAGATCCGCAAAGTCCTCCTGGACCCCGAGGTCAAGGAAGATGTGGACGTCCGCTGCGAGATGCTGCTGTTCATGGCCAGCCGGGCCCAGTTGATCTCCCAGAAGATCAGCCCCGCACTCGCGGCCGACCACCTCGTCCTCGCCGACCGGTTCATCAGCTCCACCCTCGCCTACCAGGGCACCGCCGGCGGCATGCCCATCGCCGACATCCTGAAGGTCGGCCAAGTCGCGCTCGGCCAGCACTGGCCGGACTTGGTGGTCGTATTCGATGTGGACGAAGAGACCGCCGCCGCCCGGATCAACCCCCTGCTGCGGGAGCGGGAATTCAACGCCGACAAAGACCGCATGGAGGCCAAGGGCGCCGCCTTCCACCGCCGGGTCCGCCAGGGCTACCTGGATCAGGCGGCAGGCGATCCTGACCGCTACCTCGTGATTAACGCCGCTCAGAACCCCGAGGCGGTGTTCCACGACCTCATCCAGGGCCTGGAGGGCCGATTCCCGAACAAGCCGTGA